CGGCGGCGCCGTCCCGCGCAACCTCACACCTTCCAGGGCCGCGGCCAACTTCGCCGGGTCATGTAAAGGTGTACCAGGTCTGGACACATCGGCAAACTCAACTTGGGCATCCAAAATTCTGGCGGTGCGGCGCAACTGCTCACGTTCGCGCTCACTGGGCACACGGCTCGCATCGACGATCACCTCGTGCATTGTGAAACCTGGCGCGTGCTGCGATAACACGTGGATATGCCGCTCCGCGGAGAACTCCGCCGTCTCCCCCGGTTCGGCGACCAGATTCACGACCAGAGCCCGCCGCGCCGTCGTCGCCTGCAGGGCCGCCGCGAGCTGCGGAACCAGCACGTGCGGGATGACGCTGGTGAACCACGAGCCTGGCCCCAGCACCACCAGGTCGGCGGCCATGATCGCATCGACGGCCTGGCGGGTGGCCGGCGGATCACCCGGTATCAGCCGCACCCGGCGCACCTGGCCGACGGTGGTTGCGATCGCCACCTGACCGCGGATCACCCGGCTCATCCGCGGGTCGGAATCCAGACCCGCAACGTCGGCCTCGATCTCGAGCCCCATCGGGCACATCGGTAACACCCGGCCGTGGATGCCCAGCAGGCGGCCGAGCTCGTCGAGCGCCGCGACCGGGTCGGCCAGCACCTCATTGAGACCCGCCAGCATCAGGTTGCCGATCGGATGGCCCGCGAGCGCACCGTTGCCCCCGAAGCGGTGCTGGAGGATAGTCGCCCACAGCCGGCCGTGCGGGCTGTCAGATGCCAACGCCGCCAGCGCCATTCGGAGGTCGCCGGGGGGCAGCACATCCAGTTCGCTGCGCAGCCGGCCCGAGGAACCCCCGTCATCGGCCACCGTGACGATGGCGGTGACGTGCGGGGAGAGTCTGCGGGCCGCCGACAGCGTCGCATACAGGCCGTGCCCACCCCCCAGGGCGACGATCCGCGGACTCATTCGCGGCCCAGATCCCGGTGCAGTACCCGCACCGTCAGGTCGTCTCCGCTCTGTAGCCGCGCCGCCAGCGCCTCGGCAATGGCGACGCTGCGATGCTTGCCGCCCGTGCAGCCGATGGCAACAGTCATGTAGCGCTTTCCCTCGCGACGGTATCCGTCGATGACGAAGTCCAGCAGTCGATGATAGGTCTCGAGGAACTCCGTCGCGCCCGGCTGACCGAGCACATAGTCCCGCACCGCCGGGTCCTGCCCGGTGTGTGGCCGTAGCTCGTCCACCCAATGCGGGTTGGGCAGAAAACGCACGTCCATGACCGTGTCGGCGTCCATGGGCAGCCCGTACTTGTATCCGAACGACTCCACGGTCACGTTCGTGTGCGCGACGGTCTCCCCGCCGAAGGCCCGCTCGATGCTCTCCCTCAGTGCGGGAACCGGCAGTGTCGACGTGTCGATCACCAGGTCGGCCGCGGCCCGTACCGGCGCGAGCATCGCCCGCTCGGCCGCAATGCCTTCTGCAAGTGTCTGATTGCCTTGTAGCGGGTGGCTGCGGCGGTTTTGCTCATACCGCCGAACCAGAATGTCGTCGGAGGCCTCGAGGAACAGCACCCGTGGGGTGATGTTGCGGGTGGCCAGCTCGTTGCGCACCCAGTCCAGGTCACCGGTGAACCCGCGCGAGCGCACGTCCATGACCACCGCGAGCTGGGTGATGCGCGACCCGGCCGCGAGCCCCAGCTCCACCATCCGCGCGATCAGCTCCGGTGGCAGGTTGTCCGCCACGTACCAGCCCAGATCCTCCAGCACCTTTGCGGCGGTGCCCCGGCCCGCGCCGGACAGCCCGGTGACCAGTACGACGTCAATGCCGGATTCAGCGCCATCGCCGGCGGGTGCGCCATCGTGGAGTTCTTCGTGCATGCCCTGATCTGTCATCCGGATGCTCTGCTCTGATCATCGCCGATACCCGTTGCGGACGGAGATGAATCGGGCGGGACTCCGAGCGCCTCCAGGACGGCCTTGGCGGTCGCGACCCCGATGCCGGGCACCGCGGTGATCTCCTCGACGCTGGCCTCTTTCAGCCGCGCCACCGATCCGAAGTGCGTCACCAGCGCCTTGCGGCGATGTTCGCCCAGACCGCGGATCGAATCCAGCGCCGACGCCGTCATCCGCTTGGACCGCTTGCTGCGGTGGTAGGTGATCGCGAACCGGTGCGCCTCGTCGCGCACCCGCTGCAGCAGATACAGGCCCTCGCTGTTGCGCGGCATGATCAGGGGGTCGGGCTCGGCCGGTACCCACACCTCCTCCAGCCGCTTCGCCAGCCCGATGACGGCGACGTCGTCGATGCCGAGATCGTCGAGCACCGCCTGCGCGGCATTGACCTGCGGGGCGCCGCCGTCGACCACGTACAGGTTCGGCGGATAGGCGAACTTGCGCGACTTACCCTCCGGCGCAAGCTCAGTCGGGTGTTGCATGTCGTGCAGGTGGCGGTAGAAACGCCGCCGGGTGACCTCCGCGATCGATGCGACGTCGTCGGAGCGGCCGTCGCCTGCGGCGCTCCTGATCGCATAGTGACGGTAGTCCGACTTCCGCGGGAGCCCGTCCTCGAACACCACCAGCGACGCCACCACATCGGTGCCCTGCACATGGCTGATGTCGACGCATTCGATGCGCAACGGCGCATCGGCGAGCCCCAACGAGTCCTGAATGTTCTGCAGTGCAGCGCTTCTCGCGGTGAAGTCGCCCGCCCGCTTGAGTTTGTGTTGCGCCAGCGCATCCTGCGCATTACGGCGCACGGTCTCGGCGAGTGCGCGCTTGTCGCCCCGCTGCGGCACCCGCAGCGACACCCGTGAGCCACGCAGCTGAGACAGCCAGGTCTCCAACTCCTCGGCGTTGTCGGGCAGACAGGGCACCAACACCTGCCGGGGCACCGGGGTCAACGACACATCCGCGGCACCGTCGAGTTCGGCTTGGTCGCCGTAGAACTGCGTCAGGAACTGTTCGACGAGGCGACCCTGACCGGATTCGCCGGGCTCCCCCGACTTTTCGACGATCCAGCCGCGCTGGCCGCGCACCCGGCCGCCGCGCACGTGGAACACCTGCACGGCCGCCTCCAGCTCGTCATCGGCGAAGGCGACGACGTCCGCGTCCGTGCCGTCGCCGAACACCACGGCCTGCTTCTCCATCGCCCGCTTCATCGCAGAGATGTTGTCCCGCAACCGAGCTGCCCGTTCGAAGTCGAGCAGTTCGGCCGCCTGGTTCATCTCCTGCTCCATGTCGCGGACCAGCCGGTCGGTCTTGCCAGCAAGGAAATCGCAGAAGTCGTCGACGATGCGCCTGTGCTCCTCGGCGCTGACCCGCCCGACGCACGGTGCCGAACACTTGTCGATGTATCCGAGCAGGCATGGCCGGTCGATCTGACTGTGCCGCTTGAAGACTCCCGCAGAGCAGGTACGCGCCGGGAACACCCGGGTAAGGAGGTCCAACGTCTCGCGGATGGCCCACGCGTGTGAGTAGGGCCCGAAGTAGCGGACTCCCTTGCGGCGCGCCCCGCGGTAGACCATCAGCCGCGGGTACTGCTCGTTCAACGTCACCGCCAGCACCGGGTACGACTTGTCGTCGCGGTATCGCACGTTGAACCGTGGATCGAATTCCTTGATCCAGTTGTACTCGAGTTGCAGCGCCTCGACTTCGGTGTTGACCACCGTCCACTCGACCCCTGCGGCCGTCGTCACCATCTGACGGGTGCGCGGCGCCAGGCCGGAGAGGTCGGCGAAGTAGGAGTTCAGCCGGCTACGCAGGCTCTTGGCCTTGCCGACGTAGATCACCCGGCCGTGGGGATCGCGGAATCGGTAGACGCCCGGTTCGACGGGAATCGACCCTGGGGCAGGTCGGTACGTCGCTGGATCGGGCACGGATTCCAGGTTACTGCCGACCTCGGACGCGTCCGATCAACTACCGTCGGGTGATGCGGATCTCATCGCTGACCAAGGTGATGGCACCGCTGACCGGGGTTGCGCTGGTGCTGGCCGGCTGCGCCGCCGACGACAGCTCCCGGCCGAGCGCCGCGGGGCCGTGCGCGATCGTGGCCAGCGGAACCCCGGCGCCCAAGACGTCCGCCTCGGCGCCGGCCACCGGACCCCGGGACATCTCCACCAACCCCGAGGTGGCGACCGGCTACCGCACGGACATGACCGCGGTGCACACCAGCCACTATTCGGTGGTCACCGCCAACCCGCTGGCCACCCAGGCCGCGTGTGAGGTGCTCCGCGACGGCGGGACCGCCGCCGACGCCCTGGTCACCGCACAGCTGGTGCTGGGGCTCGTCGAGCCACAGTCCTCCGGCATCGGCGGCGGCGGGTTCCTGCTGTACTACGACGCGTCAGCGGGTTCGCTGGAAGCGTACGACGGACGCGAGGTCGCACCCGCCGCCGCGACCGAGAACTACCTGCGCTGGGTCTCCGATACCGACCGCACCGAACCCAAACCCGACGGCCGCGCATCGGGACGTTCCATCGGCGTGCCCGGCATCGTCCGCCTCATGCAGGACGTCCACGCCGAACACGGCAAGGCCGGCTGGCGCGACCTGTTCACCCCGGCCATCACCCTCGCCGACGACGGCTTCGACATCAGCCCGCGGCTGGCGGCGGCCATCGCCGATGCCGCACCAGGGCTCAAGACGGACCCCCAGGCAAGCGAGTACTTCCTCAATCCCGATGACAGCCCAAAGACCGAAGAGACTCGGCTGACCAACCCTGCCTATGCAAAGACGTTGGGCGCCATCGCATCTGATCCGCAGGCGTTCTACACCGGTGCGATCGCCGACGCCATCGTCGACGCGGCGGCCGACACGTCCGGCGGCCGGACGCCGAGCCTGATGACCACTGAGGACCTCGCCCGCTACACCGTCAAGAAGCGCGAACCGCTCTGTGCGCCGTACCGCGGCAGGCAGATCTGCGGCATGCCGCCTCCGTCGTCGGGTGGGATCACGGTCGCTGCGACGCTGGGCATATTGGAGCATTTCGCCATGGCCGAGCAGGGGCCGAGCGACGTCGATCTCAACGGTGGCAGACCATCGGTGATGGGTGTCCACCTGACCTCGGAGGCCGAACGGCTGGCCTATGCCGACCGCGACAAGTACGTGGCCGACACCGATTTCGTGCCGCTGCCCGGCGGCTCGCCGAACACGTTGATCAACAGTGACTATCTGGCGGGCCGCGCGCGGCTGATCTCCGAACAACGCTCGATGGGGACGGCTCAGCCGGGCGTATTCGGCCCGCCGACCAGCCCGGCACCACCGACCCCGGAGCACGGCACGAGTCAGGTCAGCATCATCGACTCATACGGCAACGCGGCGTCGCTGACCACGACCGTCGAATCGGCATTCGGGTCGTACCACATGGTCGACGGGTTCATCCTGAACAATCAGCTCACCGACTTCTCTGCCGAACCGGCCGGACCCGACGGTGCTCCGATCGCCAACCGGATCCAGCCCGGCAAGCGGCCGCGCAGCTCGATGGCGCCGACACTGATCTTCGACGGCCCCGTCGCGAACGGCGGCCGGCTCTATTCGGTACTCGGTTCGCCGGGCGGTTCCGTCATCATCCAGTTCGTCGTGAAAACGATTGTCGCCATGCTGGATTGGGGCCTCGATCCGCAGCAGGCGGTGTCCGCCGTCGATTTCGGGGCGGCGAACACGCCCAAGACGAACATCGGCGGTGAGCATCCCGTCATCGACACCTCCGACAACGGCGATCACGATCCACTGGTGACCGGTTTACGAGAACTCGGGCATCAAGTCGATCTCGCGGATCAGTTCAGCGGTTTATCCGCGATCATCCGCACCGACACGGGCCTGATCGGTGGTGCCGACCCTCGCCGCGAGGGGCTGGTGATGGGCGACACCAAGTGACCGTGCGGATCACCCGCCTGACCGAGTCCGACTGGCGGGCGTTCGCCGTGATTCGGTTGCGCGCGTTGACAGAATCGCTGGGCGAAAAGGATCCCCAGTACCGGAAGGAGGTCGCGTTCACCGCTGCGCAGTGGCGGCGCCGACTCCGGGACCACGCACAGTTCGCGGCGCTGATCGACGACCGCCCCGTCGGACTGATCGCCGCCCAGCGGGAGAACCCGGACTCGGTCTACCTGTACTCGCTGTGGCTGGACCCCGCCGCGCGAGGACGCGGCCTGGCCCGCCACCTGGTCGCCGCGGCGGTGGACTGGGCACGCGAACAACGCGCGCGGACCATCACGCTGCGGGTGGCCTCCGACAATGCGCCGGCTCGCGCCGTGTACCGCAGCTTGGGGTTCGCCATCGCTGCGACGGCCGAAAATGCCGGGGCGCACGACGAAGTCGCGATGACGCTCAGCGTGAGTTGATGGCCTTGTAGCACTCGATGAGCTTACGCACGGTGTCCATCGCCTCGACCGCACGTTCCTTGTCGACGGCCTGTATCGCCAGCGCCGGAACGTATTCGTCGTCGGGCAGGTCGACACGCGCCCAGCGCGCGCCTCGGTGGAATGACACATCGACGACGTCCGACCACGGAATCAGCCGATAGGTGAACAGGTTTCGCACCGCGATGCCGCCGGCGCCAACCCGCAGTCTGGGGCGGGTGAACAGCAGGACCACTCCGGCGATGACGGCGCCCAGCACGGCGATCGCCACCTGATCGGCGGTCTGGAAGATGACGCCCGTCGACGCGATCTTCAGCAGCGCACCCATCGTGATGTGCGCCGCGAGGATGAGCGCCGCCGCGCCGTAGGCGAAATACGTTGTGAGATGGGGTCGTATCTCCACATCCCAGTCACTCATGATCGTTCACGCAGGTCTCGCAACGTCAGCGCGGTGGAGATCGCCGCCGCCGCCGCTTGAGCGCCCTTGTCCTCGGTCGAATCCGGCAGTCCGGCGCGATCGAGGGCCTGCGCTTCGGTGTTCGTGGTGAGCACCCCGTTGGCGACCGGGGTCGACGAGTCCAGCGACACCCGGGTGAGCCCCTGTGTGACGGCGTCGCAGACGTAGTCGAAGTGCGGCGTCTGACCGCGAATCACCACACCCAGCGCCACCACCGCATCGTGGTTGGCCGCCAATGCCTGTGCGACGACGGGGATTTCGATCGCACCGAGGACACGGACGACGGTCGGGTTCTCGATTCCGGCGTCTGCGACGACCTTGCGTGCGCCGTCGAGCAGCGCGTCGCAGATGGTTTCGTGCCACGTGCTGGCGACGATGGCCAGCTTCAATCCAGCGGCGTCGAGCTGGGGCAGATCGGGGACGCCTGCGGCAGGACTCACAGGGCTCCGCCGAGATCGCGCTCCGGCGGTGTGCGATCGCCGAGCAGATACACGCCCTCTTCGTAGGAGTCCATGGTGACGGCTTCGTGGTACTCGTCGAGACCGATGAGGTCGTGACCCATCCGGTCGCGCTTTGTCATCAGGTACCGGATGTTCTCGGCGTTGGCGCGCACCGGCAGCGGCACACGCTCGATGA
The nucleotide sequence above comes from Mycolicibacterium moriokaense. Encoded proteins:
- a CDS encoding gamma-glutamyltransferase family protein, with translation MRISSLTKVMAPLTGVALVLAGCAADDSSRPSAAGPCAIVASGTPAPKTSASAPATGPRDISTNPEVATGYRTDMTAVHTSHYSVVTANPLATQAACEVLRDGGTAADALVTAQLVLGLVEPQSSGIGGGGFLLYYDASAGSLEAYDGREVAPAAATENYLRWVSDTDRTEPKPDGRASGRSIGVPGIVRLMQDVHAEHGKAGWRDLFTPAITLADDGFDISPRLAAAIADAAPGLKTDPQASEYFLNPDDSPKTEETRLTNPAYAKTLGAIASDPQAFYTGAIADAIVDAAADTSGGRTPSLMTTEDLARYTVKKREPLCAPYRGRQICGMPPPSSGGITVAATLGILEHFAMAEQGPSDVDLNGGRPSVMGVHLTSEAERLAYADRDKYVADTDFVPLPGGSPNTLINSDYLAGRARLISEQRSMGTAQPGVFGPPTSPAPPTPEHGTSQVSIIDSYGNAASLTTTVESAFGSYHMVDGFILNNQLTDFSAEPAGPDGAPIANRIQPGKRPRSSMAPTLIFDGPVANGGRLYSVLGSPGGSVIIQFVVKTIVAMLDWGLDPQQAVSAVDFGAANTPKTNIGGEHPVIDTSDNGDHDPLVTGLRELGHQVDLADQFSGLSAIIRTDTGLIGGADPRREGLVMGDTK
- the uvrC gene encoding excinuclease ABC subunit UvrC, yielding MPDPATYRPAPGSIPVEPGVYRFRDPHGRVIYVGKAKSLRSRLNSYFADLSGLAPRTRQMVTTAAGVEWTVVNTEVEALQLEYNWIKEFDPRFNVRYRDDKSYPVLAVTLNEQYPRLMVYRGARRKGVRYFGPYSHAWAIRETLDLLTRVFPARTCSAGVFKRHSQIDRPCLLGYIDKCSAPCVGRVSAEEHRRIVDDFCDFLAGKTDRLVRDMEQEMNQAAELLDFERAARLRDNISAMKRAMEKQAVVFGDGTDADVVAFADDELEAAVQVFHVRGGRVRGQRGWIVEKSGEPGESGQGRLVEQFLTQFYGDQAELDGAADVSLTPVPRQVLVPCLPDNAEELETWLSQLRGSRVSLRVPQRGDKRALAETVRRNAQDALAQHKLKRAGDFTARSAALQNIQDSLGLADAPLRIECVDISHVQGTDVVASLVVFEDGLPRKSDYRHYAIRSAAGDGRSDDVASIAEVTRRRFYRHLHDMQHPTELAPEGKSRKFAYPPNLYVVDGGAPQVNAAQAVLDDLGIDDVAVIGLAKRLEEVWVPAEPDPLIMPRNSEGLYLLQRVRDEAHRFAITYHRSKRSKRMTASALDSIRGLGEHRRKALVTHFGSVARLKEASVEEITAVPGIGVATAKAVLEALGVPPDSSPSATGIGDDQSRASG
- a CDS encoding GNAT family N-acetyltransferase is translated as MTVRITRLTESDWRAFAVIRLRALTESLGEKDPQYRKEVAFTAAQWRRRLRDHAQFAALIDDRPVGLIAAQRENPDSVYLYSLWLDPAARGRGLARHLVAAAVDWAREQRARTITLRVASDNAPARAVYRSLGFAIAATAENAGAHDEVAMTLSVS
- the ribH gene encoding 6,7-dimethyl-8-ribityllumazine synthase; this encodes MSPAAGVPDLPQLDAAGLKLAIVASTWHETICDALLDGARKVVADAGIENPTVVRVLGAIEIPVVAQALAANHDAVVALGVVIRGQTPHFDYVCDAVTQGLTRVSLDSSTPVANGVLTTNTEAQALDRAGLPDSTEDKGAQAAAAAISTALTLRDLRERS
- the yvcK gene encoding uridine diphosphate-N-acetylglucosamine-binding protein YvcK, with amino-acid sequence MSPRIVALGGGHGLYATLSAARRLSPHVTAIVTVADDGGSSGRLRSELDVLPPGDLRMALAALASDSPHGRLWATILQHRFGGNGALAGHPIGNLMLAGLNEVLADPVAALDELGRLLGIHGRVLPMCPMGLEIEADVAGLDSDPRMSRVIRGQVAIATTVGQVRRVRLIPGDPPATRQAVDAIMAADLVVLGPGSWFTSVIPHVLVPQLAAALQATTARRALVVNLVAEPGETAEFSAERHIHVLSQHAPGFTMHEVIVDASRVPSEREREQLRRTARILDAQVEFADVSRPGTPLHDPAKLAAALEGVRLRGTAPPTPAAPTVPTPTANGPRGDDQWR
- the rapZ gene encoding RNase adapter RapZ, translating into MTDQGMHEELHDGAPAGDGAESGIDVVLVTGLSGAGRGTAAKVLEDLGWYVADNLPPELIARMVELGLAAGSRITQLAVVMDVRSRGFTGDLDWVRNELATRNITPRVLFLEASDDILVRRYEQNRRSHPLQGNQTLAEGIAAERAMLAPVRAAADLVIDTSTLPVPALRESIERAFGGETVAHTNVTVESFGYKYGLPMDADTVMDVRFLPNPHWVDELRPHTGQDPAVRDYVLGQPGATEFLETYHRLLDFVIDGYRREGKRYMTVAIGCTGGKHRSVAIAEALAARLQSGDDLTVRVLHRDLGRE
- a CDS encoding PH domain-containing protein, with the translated sequence MSDWDVEIRPHLTTYFAYGAAALILAAHITMGALLKIASTGVIFQTADQVAIAVLGAVIAGVVLLFTRPRLRVGAGGIAVRNLFTYRLIPWSDVVDVSFHRGARWARVDLPDDEYVPALAIQAVDKERAVEAMDTVRKLIECYKAINSR